In a single window of the Planctomycetia bacterium genome:
- the gyrA gene encoding DNA gyrase subunit A — protein MTDQNQPDPPAALPNPSRNLPIVEEMQDSYLRYAMSVIVARALPDVRDGLKPSQRRILVAMHDLKLGPRTAHRKCAKISGDTSGNYHPHGEAVVYPTLVRMAQPFAMRYPLIDGQGNFGSIDGDPPAAMRYTEARMASPTMEMLEDIDKETTDFVPNYDETTTEPVVLPSKFPNLLVNGSMGIAVGMATSMPPHNLGEICDGLIALIENPAISIQELMKHVPGPDFPTGAMICGRQGIIDAYTRGRGSMTLRAKTHFEEMKGDRTRIVVDEIPFNILKNTITEKIAQCVKDGRLPEVSDVRDESDRKHAIRLVVECKSGVSGDVVLNKLYQYTPLQTNFAVTNIALVGKQPQTLSIKQLMEYYLDHRKDIVTRRTRFLLRKARQRAHILEGLILAVGDIDAIIQLIRKSANPDAAKQSLMARPLRLADSAALYKLLPQQFARKAGAADQFLTGVQAQAILSMQLQRLTGLEVEKLAKEYVGLVAEIDGYAAILAEPARVLDILREDIHEMKAKYADPRRTEITAAVGEFCMEELIEDLPVIVTISHQGYIKRVSTDTYRSQGRGGRGIRASDTKEGDFLEHVFVASTHNYLLFFTTRGRVYWLKVYDIPEMARTARGRSIANLLRLQDSETVTAVLPVSQFEEKFVLFATAQGTVKKTALGAFSRPRPSGIIAIGLDPADSLIRVQLVGEDDQVVLGTRKGMSIRFMHTDVRAMGRAAGGVRGISLDRDDEVVDMAVIRPEMSLLTVCENGFGKRTDIDAYRLQKRGGSGVINIRANERNGDVVALRAVTDADELMLISAQGIMLRTEVSQLREIGRATQGVKLMKPDEGDKVVSVARIASEEADEDASAAARDVAEQPSDAGGELPTGGDDDAPGQNPE, from the coding sequence ATGACCGACCAAAACCAGCCTGATCCGCCGGCCGCATTGCCTAATCCATCGCGAAACCTGCCGATTGTCGAGGAGATGCAGGATTCCTATTTGCGCTACGCGATGAGCGTCATCGTGGCGCGCGCTCTTCCTGATGTCCGCGACGGTCTTAAGCCCTCGCAGCGGCGCATTCTGGTGGCGATGCACGACCTGAAGCTGGGGCCGCGCACGGCCCATCGAAAATGCGCCAAGATCTCGGGCGACACTTCCGGCAATTATCACCCGCACGGCGAGGCCGTGGTCTATCCCACGCTGGTGCGTATGGCGCAGCCGTTTGCCATGCGGTACCCATTGATCGACGGTCAGGGTAACTTCGGCTCAATCGACGGCGATCCGCCGGCCGCCATGCGGTATACGGAAGCGCGCATGGCATCGCCGACCATGGAGATGCTGGAGGACATCGACAAGGAGACCACCGACTTCGTTCCCAACTATGACGAAACGACGACCGAGCCGGTGGTGCTTCCGTCGAAGTTTCCGAATCTCCTTGTTAACGGCAGCATGGGCATCGCCGTCGGCATGGCGACGAGCATGCCGCCGCACAACCTCGGCGAGATTTGCGATGGGCTCATCGCGCTCATCGAGAATCCCGCGATATCCATTCAGGAATTGATGAAGCACGTTCCGGGACCGGACTTCCCCACCGGGGCGATGATCTGCGGTCGTCAGGGCATTATCGATGCCTATACGCGCGGGCGCGGCTCGATGACATTGCGTGCCAAGACGCACTTTGAGGAGATGAAAGGCGATCGAACGCGCATCGTCGTTGATGAGATTCCGTTCAACATCCTGAAGAACACGATCACCGAGAAAATCGCCCAGTGCGTCAAGGACGGCCGTCTGCCGGAAGTCTCCGACGTGCGGGACGAGTCCGACCGCAAGCACGCCATTCGGCTGGTTGTCGAATGCAAGTCGGGGGTGAGCGGCGACGTGGTGCTTAATAAGCTCTACCAGTACACGCCGCTTCAGACGAATTTCGCGGTCACGAATATCGCGCTGGTCGGCAAGCAGCCCCAGACGTTGTCCATCAAGCAGTTGATGGAGTATTACCTCGATCACCGCAAGGACATCGTGACGCGGAGAACGCGCTTTCTGCTTCGCAAGGCGCGGCAACGGGCCCATATTCTTGAGGGCCTGATCCTCGCGGTGGGTGACATCGACGCCATCATTCAACTGATCCGCAAGTCGGCAAATCCCGATGCCGCGAAACAGAGCCTCATGGCGCGACCGCTTCGGCTCGCGGATTCGGCAGCGCTCTACAAGCTGCTGCCTCAGCAGTTCGCCAGGAAGGCGGGGGCCGCTGATCAGTTCCTGACCGGCGTCCAGGCCCAGGCGATCCTCTCGATGCAACTGCAAAGGTTGACAGGCCTCGAGGTGGAAAAGCTGGCAAAGGAATACGTCGGACTCGTCGCCGAAATCGACGGTTACGCGGCGATCCTCGCGGAGCCTGCGCGGGTATTGGATATTCTTCGCGAAGACATTCACGAGATGAAGGCGAAGTACGCGGATCCGCGACGCACAGAGATCACCGCCGCCGTCGGCGAGTTCTGCATGGAGGAATTGATCGAAGACCTTCCGGTCATCGTGACGATTTCTCACCAAGGCTACATTAAGCGCGTCAGCACGGACACATACCGCAGCCAGGGTCGCGGCGGCCGCGGCATTCGGGCGAGCGACACCAAGGAAGGCGATTTCCTTGAGCATGTCTTCGTCGCCAGCACGCATAACTACCTGCTCTTCTTTACGACGCGCGGGCGCGTTTATTGGCTGAAGGTCTATGACATCCCGGAGATGGCCCGGACCGCGCGCGGGCGATCGATCGCCAACCTGCTCAGGCTTCAGGACAGCGAGACGGTGACCGCCGTTCTTCCGGTATCGCAGTTCGAGGAGAAATTCGTCCTCTTCGCCACGGCACAAGGCACGGTCAAGAAGACCGCGCTGGGCGCTTTCTCCCGACCTCGACCGAGCGGGATTATCGCCATCGGTCTCGATCCGGCGGACTCGTTGATCCGTGTGCAACTCGTGGGCGAGGACGACCAGGTGGTGCTTGGAACACGCAAGGGCATGTCGATTCGCTTCATGCACACCGACGTGCGGGCGATGGGTCGCGCGGCGGGCGGCGTGCGCGGCATCAGCCTCGATCGAGACGACGAAGTTGTCGATATGGCCGTGATCCGCCCCGAGATGAGCCTGTTGACGGTCTGCGAGAACGGATTCGGCAAGCGAACCGACATCGACGCCTATCGACTTCAGAAGCGCGGAGGAAGCGGCGTCATCAATATCCGGGCGAATGAGCGGAACGGCGACGTTGTGGCGCTTCGCGCTGTGACCGATGCCGATGAACTCATGCTCATATCCGCTCAGGGGATCATGCTTCGCACCGAGGTCTCCCAGCTTCGCGAGATCGGCCGCGCCACACAGGGCGTCAAGCTGATGAAGCCGGACGAGGGCGACAAGGTGGTGTCGGTGGCGCGCATCGCGTCGGAGGAGGCCGACGAAGATGCATCCGCTGCCGCGCGAGACGTTGCAGAACAGCCTTCGGATGCCGGCGGAGAGTTGCCGACCGGAGGCGATGACGACGCGCCGGGGCAGAATCCGGAATAG
- a CDS encoding tryptophan synthase subunit alpha produces the protein MSTNPVNRIDATLAAQPSGLWPFIPAGYPSVAFTASLLRGLESLPIRGVEIGFPFSDPIADGPVIQEAFTHSLAAGTRVDDIFALIASVRRDVSYPILGMVSASIIYRIGADEFIARAAAAGIDGLIIPDISLEEAPAIVERVHAAGLRVAMLVAPTTPPDRQDRIARLAGGFLYYVSVQGTTGARGKLPPDLRGHLEDIRQRTQRPVLVGFGIGTADQVREVCTFADGAIVGSAIVARISQLVTKGCNEEQLLAECMLFVAELAGPGAR, from the coding sequence TTGAGCACTAATCCGGTCAATCGAATTGATGCCACCCTGGCGGCACAGCCTTCCGGCCTCTGGCCGTTCATCCCCGCGGGCTATCCGAGTGTTGCATTTACTGCGTCCCTCCTTCGAGGTCTCGAATCGCTCCCGATTCGCGGCGTCGAGATCGGATTTCCCTTCTCCGACCCGATTGCAGACGGCCCGGTGATTCAGGAGGCTTTCACTCACAGCCTCGCCGCCGGAACGCGCGTGGACGATATCTTCGCTTTGATCGCCTCCGTCAGGCGCGATGTGAGTTACCCCATCCTCGGGATGGTTTCCGCCTCCATCATTTATCGCATCGGAGCGGACGAATTTATCGCGAGGGCAGCGGCCGCGGGCATCGACGGACTCATCATTCCCGACATCTCCCTCGAAGAGGCCCCCGCGATTGTCGAGCGCGTTCACGCCGCCGGGCTTCGCGTCGCGATGCTCGTCGCACCGACAACCCCGCCCGATCGGCAGGATCGCATCGCCCGTCTTGCCGGCGGATTTCTCTACTACGTCTCGGTGCAGGGCACGACCGGGGCGAGAGGAAAGCTACCCCCCGACCTGCGCGGTCATTTGGAGGACATTCGCCAGCGGACCCAGCGGCCGGTTCTGGTCGGTTTCGGCATCGGAACTGCCGATCAGGTTCGCGAAGTTTGTACGTTTGCCGACGGCGCCATTGTCGGCAGCGCGATTGTCGCCCGGATTTCACAGCTTGTTACCAAAGGTTGCAACGAGGAACAGCTACTCGCCGAGTGCATGTTGTTTGTCGCCGAACTCGCCGGCCCCGGGGCGCGCTGA
- the trpB gene encoding tryptophan synthase subunit beta, protein MTSFDPQKTIPDASGRFGNFGGQFVPESLMSALTDLEQAYATARHDAAFWAELDGYLQNYVGRPSPLYHAARLSEQLGGAAIYLKREDLNHTGAHKINNTLGQAILAKRMGKRRIIAETGAGQHGVATATAACVFGLECVVYMGAEDVRRQRLNVYRMELMGARVVPVESGQRTLKDAINEALRDWIASVSTTHYVIGSVMGPHPFPLIVRDLQSVIGREARQQALALSGRLPDAVVACVGGGSNAAGIFHPFINDVGVRLIGVEAAGEGLDRRHSATISKGRPGVLHGMHTIVLQDDDGQTLPVHSVSAGLDYPGVGPEHAYWSATGRAEYVSATDDEALAAFELLSRTEGIIPALETAHAIAHVVKLAPKLGRDKMIVVSLSGRGDKDCVEVARLRGKSVEH, encoded by the coding sequence ATGACCTCTTTCGACCCGCAGAAGACTATTCCCGACGCCTCCGGGCGGTTCGGCAATTTCGGCGGGCAGTTCGTTCCGGAATCGCTCATGTCGGCACTGACCGACCTTGAGCAGGCCTATGCGACCGCTCGGCATGACGCAGCATTCTGGGCGGAATTGGACGGATACCTGCAGAATTACGTGGGCCGTCCGAGCCCGCTCTATCACGCGGCGAGGCTCAGTGAGCAACTCGGCGGCGCGGCCATCTACCTGAAGCGCGAGGATCTCAACCATACCGGGGCGCACAAGATCAACAATACGCTGGGTCAGGCCATTCTTGCCAAGCGAATGGGCAAGCGGCGCATCATTGCCGAGACCGGTGCGGGCCAGCACGGCGTGGCCACGGCAACAGCCGCCTGCGTCTTTGGACTCGAGTGTGTGGTGTACATGGGGGCGGAGGATGTCCGGCGTCAGCGTCTGAATGTCTATCGCATGGAGCTCATGGGCGCGCGCGTCGTTCCGGTGGAAAGCGGCCAGCGCACCCTCAAGGATGCCATTAACGAGGCACTACGCGACTGGATCGCTTCCGTTAGCACCACCCACTATGTGATCGGTTCTGTGATGGGTCCCCACCCATTTCCTCTGATCGTCCGCGACCTCCAATCTGTCATCGGTCGCGAGGCCCGACAACAGGCCCTGGCGCTTTCGGGTCGCCTGCCGGATGCCGTGGTTGCCTGCGTCGGAGGAGGCAGCAACGCCGCCGGAATATTCCACCCATTCATAAACGACGTCGGCGTCCGTCTTATCGGCGTCGAAGCGGCCGGCGAAGGTCTCGACAGACGGCACAGCGCCACGATTTCCAAGGGCCGCCCCGGCGTGCTTCACGGCATGCACACGATTGTGCTTCAGGATGACGACGGGCAGACGCTCCCGGTCCACTCCGTCTCGGCGGGACTGGACTATCCCGGCGTCGGCCCCGAGCACGCTTACTGGTCCGCTACCGGCCGTGCTGAATACGTCAGTGCCACGGACGATGAGGCGCTTGCGGCTTTTGAGTTGCTCAGTCGCACCGAGGGCATCATTCCCGCGCTGGAGACGGCCCATGCCATCGCTCACGTCGTCAAACTTGCGCCGAAGCTAGGGCGGGACAAGATGATTGTCGTTAGTCTCTCGGGCCGTGGCGACAAGGACTGCGTCGAGGTCGCCCGGCTCAGGGGGAAGAGCGTTGAGCACTAA
- a CDS encoding acetolactate synthase produces the protein MATRPFETAGSLKSPMVRQISVFLEDRVGALMRLFKAFEGSDVRVVAMSVVHAIDCAIIRVICDQHDAAVEILEKRGFPLSQTELLVVEVPHGHGLMSICSALLAGEVNIDYAYPLLVRPAGRAALAIHTDSVETAVQVFRLRKFQLMSEDDLGPGPVR, from the coding sequence ATGGCAACACGTCCCTTTGAAACGGCGGGATCACTCAAGTCCCCAATGGTTCGACAGATATCGGTCTTTCTCGAAGACCGTGTCGGGGCACTGATGCGTCTCTTCAAGGCATTCGAAGGATCGGACGTCCGGGTTGTGGCGATGTCGGTCGTTCACGCAATCGACTGCGCCATTATCCGGGTCATCTGCGACCAGCATGACGCCGCCGTCGAGATCCTTGAAAAGCGCGGCTTCCCCCTGAGTCAGACCGAGCTGCTAGTTGTTGAAGTGCCGCACGGCCACGGATTGATGTCCATCTGCTCCGCCCTGCTCGCCGGCGAGGTCAACATCGACTATGCCTACCCGCTGCTGGTGCGCCCGGCAGGCCGCGCTGCCCTGGCCATCCACACAGACAGCGTTGAGACCGCGGTCCAGGTTTTTCGCCTGCGCAAGTTTCAACTCATGTCCGAAGACGACCTCGGCCCCGGCCCGGTCCGCTGA
- a CDS encoding efflux RND transporter permease subunit, translating to MLSWIVKTSLQLRVVVIALAAVSVVAGFRAATVVPLDVFPEFAPPRIEIQVEAPGLSTEEVESLITVPLESVLNATPWLTTLRSKSVLGLASIVLYLEEDVDLMEARQLVQERLAIEAPRLPAVARPPVMLSPLSSLSRVLKIGMSSKKLSQVELTTLAKWSIRPHLMAVPGVANVAIWGQRDRQLQVRVDPDRLRLHGVSLDQVVRAAGDATVVSAGGFVDTPVQRIPIRHAAAVQTVEELARAVVIESDQGILRLGDVAEVVEGHPVPIGDAVINDGPGLLLIVEKQPWGNTLEVTRKVETALDALRPGLSDVEIDSTIFRPATFIERSIDNLTDAMLLGALLVAIILVIFLFNWRTAVISLVAIPLSILGAILVLYWRGGTINVMTLAGLVIAVGEVVDDAIIDVENIARRLRLNALAGSPVSSFRVVLRASLEVRSAVVFASMIVILVFVPIFFLEGLAGTFFRPLAVSYILAILVSLLVALTVTPALSYFLLPGANHVAEDSRLVRWLKEKYRNLLPRLLFRPARIGWSVAAILLATALSIPLLGEEFLPSFQETDFLMHWVEKPGTSLDALARSTINVSRELRAIPGVRNFGAHLGRAEVADEVVGPNFCELWISVEPEADFAATLARIQAVIDEYPGIYRDVLTYLKERIKEVLTGSSASIVVRLFGPDLAILRDKAQEVQRVMAEVPGVTDLHVETQTLVPQILVRLKPDAATLFGLTAGDVRRAATTLLQGVKVGEIFEGQKVFDVAVLGDLRLRADPNGLGDLLIDLPRSGHTRLGDVADIAIVPAPNEIKRESASRRIDITCNAKGRDLGSVARDVEAKVRSLSFDREYHPEFLGEFEARQASQRRLLVFSFAAFAGIVVLLYVEFQSVRLTGLILLTLAFSLVGGVAAAFLTGGVLSLGSLVGFVTVIGIAGRNGIMMVSHYEHLLREEGECMSASFLLRGAEERLSPILMTALSTGLGLAPLVIAGDRPGHEIEYPLAVVITGGLVTSTLMNLLCVPALYRVFRKPA from the coding sequence ATGCTTTCGTGGATCGTCAAGACGTCGTTGCAGCTTCGCGTAGTGGTCATTGCACTGGCCGCGGTCAGCGTGGTCGCCGGATTTCGCGCGGCCACCGTCGTTCCGCTGGACGTTTTTCCGGAATTTGCGCCCCCACGAATCGAAATCCAGGTGGAAGCGCCTGGATTGTCCACTGAGGAAGTCGAAAGCCTGATCACGGTTCCGCTTGAGAGTGTCCTGAACGCCACGCCGTGGCTGACGACACTGCGCTCGAAGTCCGTGCTCGGCCTTGCCTCCATCGTCCTGTACCTGGAGGAAGACGTCGATCTCATGGAGGCCCGCCAACTCGTTCAGGAGCGCCTGGCGATTGAGGCTCCTCGGCTTCCCGCCGTCGCCAGGCCGCCGGTCATGCTCTCTCCGTTGTCATCGCTAAGCCGCGTGCTGAAGATTGGGATGTCGTCGAAGAAGCTCTCTCAGGTGGAGCTCACCACCCTCGCCAAGTGGTCGATTCGACCGCATCTGATGGCCGTCCCCGGCGTCGCGAATGTCGCCATCTGGGGTCAGCGCGACCGCCAGTTACAGGTGCGCGTGGATCCGGATCGCCTGCGACTTCACGGCGTTTCGTTGGATCAGGTGGTCCGCGCCGCCGGTGATGCAACGGTGGTTTCCGCGGGTGGCTTCGTCGATACGCCGGTCCAGCGGATTCCCATTCGTCATGCTGCTGCTGTTCAGACTGTCGAAGAACTCGCACGCGCGGTGGTTATCGAGTCCGATCAGGGGATACTCCGGCTGGGGGACGTCGCTGAGGTGGTTGAGGGGCATCCGGTGCCCATCGGCGATGCGGTGATCAACGACGGCCCGGGTTTGCTGCTCATCGTCGAGAAGCAGCCCTGGGGCAATACGCTTGAAGTAACACGAAAAGTTGAGACAGCGCTCGATGCCTTGCGCCCCGGTCTGAGCGACGTCGAAATCGATTCCACCATCTTCCGCCCGGCGACTTTCATCGAGCGCTCGATTGATAATCTGACGGACGCCATGCTCCTGGGCGCGCTGCTTGTCGCCATCATTCTTGTGATCTTCTTGTTTAACTGGCGCACCGCCGTCATCAGCCTGGTCGCCATTCCACTGTCCATCCTGGGGGCTATTCTCGTTCTCTATTGGCGAGGCGGGACGATCAACGTCATGACGCTCGCCGGCCTTGTCATCGCCGTCGGCGAAGTTGTCGATGACGCCATCATTGACGTCGAGAACATCGCGCGGCGTCTGCGGCTTAACGCCCTTGCCGGCTCGCCGGTGTCGAGCTTCCGCGTCGTTCTGCGTGCATCTCTTGAGGTGCGAAGCGCGGTCGTGTTCGCAAGCATGATCGTTATCCTCGTATTCGTTCCCATCTTTTTCCTTGAGGGGCTGGCGGGCACATTCTTTCGGCCGCTGGCGGTTTCGTACATCCTCGCCATCCTCGTGTCTCTGTTGGTTGCCCTAACGGTGACGCCGGCACTTTCCTATTTCTTGCTCCCGGGAGCCAATCATGTCGCGGAAGATTCCCGACTGGTTCGATGGCTCAAAGAGAAATACAGGAATCTCCTCCCGAGATTGCTCTTCAGGCCCGCCCGAATTGGCTGGAGCGTCGCGGCGATTCTCCTGGCGACGGCACTAAGCATTCCGCTCCTCGGCGAGGAATTCCTGCCGAGTTTTCAAGAGACCGATTTTCTGATGCATTGGGTCGAAAAGCCGGGCACTTCCCTCGACGCGTTGGCCCGTTCCACCATCAACGTAAGCCGAGAGCTACGCGCCATTCCCGGCGTACGAAATTTCGGCGCGCACCTGGGCCGCGCTGAGGTCGCCGATGAAGTCGTCGGCCCAAATTTCTGCGAACTCTGGATCAGCGTTGAGCCGGAAGCGGACTTTGCCGCGACCTTGGCGCGGATTCAGGCGGTCATCGACGAGTACCCCGGCATTTACCGAGATGTGCTGACATATCTGAAGGAGAGGATCAAAGAAGTCCTGACCGGTTCGAGCGCGAGCATCGTGGTTCGGTTGTTTGGTCCGGATCTCGCTATCCTTCGAGACAAGGCGCAGGAAGTCCAAAGGGTTATGGCGGAGGTTCCGGGTGTGACTGACCTTCACGTCGAGACGCAAACGCTTGTGCCTCAGATTCTGGTTCGACTCAAGCCGGACGCCGCGACTCTGTTCGGCCTGACCGCGGGCGATGTCCGCCGCGCTGCCACGACGCTACTGCAAGGCGTCAAAGTCGGCGAAATCTTCGAGGGACAAAAAGTCTTCGACGTCGCGGTCCTCGGGGATCTAAGACTGCGGGCCGACCCAAACGGGCTAGGAGACTTGTTGATCGACCTGCCCCGCAGCGGGCATACGCGACTGGGCGACGTTGCGGATATTGCGATTGTTCCAGCACCTAACGAAATCAAGCGCGAGTCAGCGTCGCGTCGCATCGACATTACCTGCAATGCAAAGGGCCGTGATTTGGGAAGCGTCGCGCGGGATGTGGAGGCAAAGGTGCGGTCCCTGAGTTTCGATCGCGAATACCACCCGGAGTTTCTGGGTGAGTTTGAGGCCCGCCAGGCGTCCCAGCGCCGATTGCTGGTTTTCTCATTCGCGGCTTTCGCCGGAATCGTTGTTCTGCTTTACGTGGAATTCCAGTCCGTGCGCCTAACGGGGCTGATCCTGCTTACGCTTGCCTTCTCGCTCGTTGGAGGCGTGGCCGCCGCGTTTCTTACCGGAGGGGTGCTGTCACTCGGCTCGCTCGTGGGTTTTGTCACGGTGATCGGCATCGCCGGGCGAAATGGCATCATGATGGTCAGCCACTACGAGCATCTGCTCCGCGAGGAAGGCGAGTGCATGAGCGCATCCTTCCTGCTGCGCGGTGCGGAAGAGCGCTTGTCTCCGATTCTGATGACCGCGCTGTCCACGGGTCTCGGCCTCGCCCCTTTGGTTATTGCAGGCGACAGACCGGGCCACGAGATTGAGTACCCGCTCGCCGTCGTCATCACCGGCGGCCTCGTCACATCCACGCTGATGAATCTCCTGTGTGTTCCGGCCCTGTACAGGGTATTTCGAAAGCCGGCTTGA
- a CDS encoding efflux RND transporter periplasmic adaptor subunit: MTKALRCILFALSLTSMAVGCDSSSSNDGDHASVKRVDVKNPRPETALTTVTLSDDARKHLAIRTIEVVRESVQQFRTYGGTTVIPEGRSITLSSPFPGTITATSSRTWPGPGISVSAGEILFELLPSIRGDREVLNPADRIALARVQADLETAMAQARGEVEAALVRLDAAAIAQERAERLLRENAGSVRSLDEAKAGHRLAKSNLDAAQTRLSVLERTFSDLEDAATGVALPISPQFDGVLQKIYVAAGQAVAAGAPLCEIASLDPLWIKVPVYVGDVASLEGVDAARVFVLGDSKNYTLLAKPLSSPMTANPSTATVDWYYEIENPTLSLFPGQRLRLDIPTTAKTDLLVVPWASVVHDIHGGQWVYREVEPGAFTRLRVAVDRVDGDLAVLAKGLQEKSRIVVEGSSELFGIEFGGAGH; encoded by the coding sequence ATGACCAAGGCCCTGCGTTGTATTTTGTTTGCCCTGAGCCTGACATCAATGGCCGTCGGCTGCGATTCGTCGTCGTCGAATGACGGCGATCATGCCTCGGTCAAGCGGGTCGACGTCAAGAACCCAAGGCCGGAAACGGCCTTGACGACCGTCACGCTCTCCGATGATGCGCGCAAGCACCTCGCGATCAGGACGATTGAAGTTGTGCGCGAAAGCGTTCAACAATTCCGCACGTATGGCGGCACGACCGTGATTCCGGAGGGGCGATCGATCACCCTTTCATCACCTTTTCCCGGAACGATTACAGCTACGTCCTCGCGTACCTGGCCCGGGCCCGGAATCAGTGTTTCAGCCGGTGAAATCCTATTTGAATTGCTTCCATCCATCAGGGGAGATCGGGAGGTCCTCAATCCCGCCGATCGAATCGCGCTGGCCCGAGTCCAGGCGGACCTCGAGACGGCAATGGCCCAGGCTCGGGGCGAAGTGGAGGCGGCCCTGGTCAGGCTGGATGCCGCTGCGATTGCGCAGGAGCGAGCCGAGCGCCTCTTGAGGGAAAACGCAGGATCGGTTCGTTCGCTTGATGAGGCCAAAGCCGGACACCGTCTAGCGAAGTCGAATCTGGACGCCGCACAAACTCGGCTGAGTGTTCTGGAGCGTACTTTCAGTGACCTTGAGGATGCAGCAACAGGCGTTGCGCTGCCGATTTCGCCCCAATTCGACGGCGTACTCCAGAAAATCTACGTTGCGGCCGGCCAAGCTGTGGCCGCCGGTGCTCCGTTGTGCGAAATTGCGTCGCTCGACCCGCTGTGGATCAAAGTGCCGGTCTACGTTGGAGACGTGGCATCCCTTGAAGGAGTCGACGCGGCACGGGTATTCGTCCTTGGCGACTCAAAGAATTACACATTGTTGGCGAAGCCCTTGTCATCGCCGATGACCGCGAATCCATCAACCGCAACCGTGGATTGGTATTACGAAATCGAGAATCCCACCCTTTCATTATTCCCGGGGCAACGGTTGAGATTGGACATTCCAACAACCGCAAAAACAGATCTGCTCGTCGTCCCCTGGGCCTCGGTGGTGCACGATATCCACGGTGGGCAATGGGTTTATCGAGAAGTGGAGCCGGGCGCCTTTACACGACTGCGCGTCGCCGTTGACCGCGTCGACGGAGACCTCGCGGTGCTGGCCAAGGGACTCCAGGAGAAATCTCGGATTGTGGTAGAGGGCTCGTCCGAATTGTTCGGCATTGAGTTTGGCGGAGCGGGGCACTAG
- a CDS encoding TolC family protein, protein MDPASNFEQAGSEIKNRLGVQEVYNPTGESLVDDKVRSFLADGLTIEEAVSMAMLNNRAFQALFQSIGASQADVVQSRLLTNPSLVIGARFPDGGGRSELTLGFAQQLVDLWQIPVRKQIAEAQLQQTVFSVLDEAVRIAARTKSACFDVFWRAQLEEIARQNSERARQSLALADARLRAGEANPLEAGLIRTQVLDTENESRRATRDLQNSRLALAQILGLARWPDSWNLSGEIDSVDPVIAPEDNLIATAMANRFDIQWADARVASAERDIDLQILKIFPSLEIGLQGERTERRALPGRKVLADTARASIAAGAPTAPTIESKGQRDLARRQIIDSMLGPTIQLTLPIWDQNQAQIAKAGFTLQRISKEREQLLDSVVTEVRTAANNARIAAELVSSFRDEILPQVEGNLKSAESRYENGEESVLVLLDAQEAEFMQKRLSADALRDYRTAIAELTGALGGRFEAARGPSAPEADVSNHEEDSSGND, encoded by the coding sequence GTGGATCCTGCTTCGAACTTTGAGCAGGCGGGTTCGGAAATCAAGAATCGACTCGGCGTGCAGGAAGTCTATAACCCGACCGGTGAATCGCTCGTCGACGACAAAGTGCGATCATTCCTTGCGGACGGGCTGACCATTGAGGAAGCCGTCAGCATGGCCATGCTCAACAACCGCGCCTTTCAGGCCCTTTTTCAATCAATCGGCGCTTCACAGGCGGATGTCGTTCAGTCCCGGCTGCTCACGAATCCATCACTGGTCATCGGCGCGCGCTTTCCAGACGGCGGAGGGCGGAGCGAATTGACCCTGGGATTTGCGCAACAACTGGTAGACCTTTGGCAGATTCCTGTTCGAAAGCAGATTGCCGAGGCCCAGCTTCAGCAAACGGTGTTTTCCGTTCTCGATGAGGCTGTGCGCATCGCCGCGCGCACGAAGTCCGCATGCTTCGATGTGTTTTGGCGCGCTCAACTCGAAGAGATCGCCCGGCAGAACTCAGAGCGGGCGCGCCAATCCCTCGCGCTGGCCGACGCACGGCTTCGGGCCGGAGAGGCAAATCCGCTGGAAGCAGGGCTGATCCGGACACAGGTTCTCGATACTGAGAACGAGTCCCGTCGCGCGACCCGCGATTTGCAGAACTCCCGTCTTGCCCTCGCCCAGATTCTCGGCCTTGCCCGTTGGCCTGATTCCTGGAACCTGAGCGGCGAAATTGATTCGGTTGATCCAGTCATCGCCCCGGAAGATAACCTCATCGCGACTGCGATGGCGAATCGATTCGACATTCAGTGGGCGGATGCCCGAGTCGCCTCGGCCGAGCGCGACATCGACCTGCAGATTCTCAAGATTTTTCCCAGTCTGGAGATTGGGCTGCAGGGCGAACGAACGGAGCGCCGCGCGCTACCGGGACGCAAGGTCCTTGCGGATACCGCCAGGGCGTCGATTGCGGCGGGGGCGCCGACGGCGCCGACCATCGAGTCAAAGGGCCAGCGCGATCTTGCGCGGCGGCAAATCATTGACAGCATGCTCGGTCCGACGATTCAACTGACGCTTCCCATCTGGGACCAGAATCAGGCCCAGATCGCCAAGGCAGGATTTACCCTTCAGCGCATCTCAAAGGAGCGCGAGCAGCTCCTGGATTCGGTTGTGACCGAAGTTCGAACGGCCGCCAATAACGCCCGCATCGCGGCGGAACTGGTCAGTTCTTTCAGGGATGAGATTCTGCCCCAGGTGGAAGGAAACCTGAAAAGCGCTGAGAGCCGGTACGAGAACGGTGAGGAGAGCGTCCTCGTCCTGCTCGATGCTCAGGAAGCTGAGTTTATGCAGAAACGGCTGTCAGCCGACGCACTGCGAGACTACCGAACGGCGATCGCGGAACTGACGGGAGCTCTGGGTGGCCGATTTGAAGCGGCTCGCGGCCCGTCCGCACCTGAAGCAGATGTATCCAACCATGAGGAGGATTCCAGTGGCAATGACTAG